The Solanum lycopersicum chromosome 9, SLM_r2.1 genome window below encodes:
- the LOC101259196 gene encoding meiotic recombination protein DMC1 homolog — translation MLAFKPEDQLQLVEREEIDDEEDLFEAIDKLITHGINAGDVKKLQDAGIYTCNGLMMHTKKNLTGIKGLSEAKVEKICEAAEKIVNFGYITGSDALLKRKAVVRITTGSQALDELLGGGIETSAITEAFGEFRSGKTQLAHTLCVSTQLPTSMKGGNGKVAYIDTEGTFRPDRVVPIAERFGMDAGAVLDNIIYARAYTYEHQYNLLLGLAAKMAEEPFRLLIVDSVIALFRVDFTGRGELADRQQKLAQMLSRLIKIAEEFNVAVYMTNQVIADPGGGVFISDPKKPAGGHVLAHAATIRLMFRKGKGEQRVCKVFDAPNLPESEAVFQITAGGIADAKD, via the exons ATGCTTGCATTCAA GCCTGAAGACCAGTTACAGCTAGTTGAAAGAGAAGAGATCGACGATGAAGAAGACTTGTTTGAAGCTATTGATAAAC TGATCACTCATGGAATCAATGCTGGGGACGTGAAGAAGCTGCAAGACGCTGGTATCTACACCTGCAATGGCTTGATGATGCACACAAAGAAG AACTTGACTGGGATCAAAGGGTTATCTGAGGCAAAAGTTGAAAAGATCTGTGAAGCAGCGGAGAAGATAGTG AACTTCGGCTACATTACTGGGAGTGATGCTCTGCTCAAA AGGAAGGCAGTAGTTCGCATCACAACTGGAAGCCAGGCATTGGATGAACTCTTAGGAG GAGGAATAGAAACTTCAGCAATAACTGAAGCTTTTGGGGAATTCAG ATCTGGAAAGACACAACTTGCTCATACTCTCTGTGTCTCTACTCAG CTTCCGACTAGTATGAAAGGAGGGAATGGAAAGGTGGCTTACATTGATACTGAGGGAACATT TCGGCCAGATCGTGTTGTTCCCATTGCTGAAAGATTTGGAATGGACGCTGGAGCAGTTCTTGACAAT ATCATTTATGCTCGCGCATACACATATGAACATCAATATAACCTGCTTCTTGGTCTGGCAGCAAAAATGGCTGAAGAGCCTTTCAGACTTCTG ATTGTTGACTCTGTGATTGCTTTATTTCGAGTGGATTTCACTGGAAGAGGAGAGCTTGCAGACCGTCAG CAAAAGTTGGCTCAGATGCTGTCACGATTGATAAAGATAGCTGAGGAATTTAATGTTGCTGTTTACATGACCAATCAAG TTATAGCTGATCCAGGAGGTGGTGTGTTCATATCAGATCCAAAGAAACCAGCAGGAGGCCATGTCCTTGCTCATGCAGCAACCATAAGACTAATGTTCAGGAAGGGCAAAGG